The DNA segment TGATCGTTACTTTGCCGTTCTCTCCGATGTGGATGCGTCGGCTCTGGGGGAAGTCCGTCTGCTTGCGATACCCAAGGATGGCCTCCTCGCACTCGGGTGCAAGTCCAAGGGGGTCTGTCCACGTCTTCGGGTTGTGCACGTAGGCGGATGGGTTGGCGGCAGGTGCGAGGCCCAGCGGATCAGGGGAGAGGTAGCGCGCGGATTCCGGGTCGTAGTACCGGTGGTGGTTGTGATGGAGTCCCGTCTCCGGGTCGAAGTACTGGCCCGGGAAGCGCAGCGGCGTGTACGTCGTGCTGCTGGACGTCCAGGACGTTGTTCCCCACAGAGTGGTACGTGCGCGCCAGGCGACCGTGCCTGCTTCATCGACAAGTTCGGTCGGGGTACCGACGAGATCGGTGATGATGGCGAAGAAGCGGGAGTCGATCTCGACCTGGGCAGCCTGGTCGACACCGATGCGCTCGGTCTGCGCGATCGGGTGCAGCCCCTGGTGGTCCCAGGTGAGAGTGATGGAGTGGGGCAACTCATCAGCCACTGTGGTCTGCTCGCAGAGGGTGGTGCCGTCCCAGGTGAACTCTGTTCGTTCGACGACAGGGGCCCCGTCTGCGGCCAGATGCTGTTTGGAGGTGCGGCGGCCGAGGGGGTCGTAGTGGTAGCGCCAGTGGGTGCCGTCGGGGGTGGTGACGTGCGTCAGTTGGTCTTCCGCGTCCCAGGTGTAGTGCCAGGTGTCAGGTTTGCGGGAGGGGCGGGGTTTCTGGCGGAGGGTGGTGCGGCCGAGGGCGTCGTGTTCGTAGCGGACGGTGCCGGCGCGGGTGAGGGTGGTGCCGGTGTAGTCGCGAGCGCCGGTGGCTTCCCGGCCAGGGTGGGTGGTGGGCCAGGAGGCGGTGGTCTGGTTTCCGGCTGCGTCGTAGGAGTAACTCTCCGACCAGTTAGGGGCATTGACGTGAGTAACGCGACCGACGGGGTCGAGAGTGAAAGTGCTGGGGCCGGAGAGCTGGTCGTCGATGCCGGTGAGGTATCCGTCGGGACGGTAGGTGTAGGCGCGCTGCTGGATGCTGCGGTCCGTACTGGATATCCGCTGGTCGGTGAGGCGGCCGAGGGGGTCGTAGGCGGAGGTGAGGGTGACCGATTCGCCGATGCGGCGGGTCAGTTCGTGGCCTGCGGCGTCGTGTTCGAAGGTGAGGGTGCGGCCTGAGGTGGTGAGGGTGTCGCGGCGGCCTGTGGCGTCGTACGTCCAGGTGCTGGCCGCTCCAGATGGCGTGCGGCGCGAGGTGCGGCGGCCGAGTGCGTCGTGGCCGAAGGTGAGGGTGCGGCCGTTGACGGTTTCAGAGACGAGGCGGCCGTGGTTGTCGCGCTGGAAAGTGACCGTGGCGTCGGGGCCTGCGGCTTCGGCGAGTTGGTCGAAGCGGTCGTAGGTGTAGGTGGTGACGGCGCCGGCACTGTCCTTGGTGAGGGTGCGGCCGAGGGCGTCGCGGGTGTAGCGGACGGTCTGTTGGAGGGCGTCGGTGCGGGTGGTGAGTTGCGCGGCGGCGTCGTGGGTGTAGGTGAGGGTGCGGTCGTCGAAATCGGTTTCGGAGGTCAGGCGGCCGGCGGGGTCGTAGGTGTAGTTCCAGGCAAGGCCCTGGGGGTTGCGGACCTGGGTGAGGCGGAGTTCGGGGTCGTGCTGGAATTCGTGGCGCACGCCGTCGGGGCCGGTGCGGGTGCTCATGAGGTCGAAGTGGGTGTACTCGAAGTGGGATACGGCCCCGAGGGGGTCGGTGTGGTGGGTGCAGTTGCCTTCGCCGTCGTAGGCCCAGGTGTTGGTGGTGCCGTCGGGGTCGGTGCGACGGGCGAGGTGGCCTTCGAGTGTCCAGTCGAGGTGCGTCGTTGCGCCGAGGGGGTTGGTGAGGGTGGTGGGGCGGCCGAAGGCGTCGCGGGTGTAGCGGGTGACCGCGTTGAGGGGGTCGGTGATCTGGGTGGGCAGACCGGCGCGGTTGTTGCGGACGTGAGTGGCGTGGCCGAGGGGGCCGGTGGCGGTGGTGAGGTGCCCGGCCGCGTTGTACGTGAAGCGGGTCGTCGCACCGGTGGGGTCGGTGACAGCTGTGCGGTTGCCGCGGTCGTCGTACTTCAGGTGGACTGTCAGGTTGTCCGGTCCTGTGATGCGGGCCGGGAGGCCGAGGTCGTTGTACGCGGCGGTGGTTTCGCGGCCGTCAGGGCGGACGACGCGGGCGACCGCGTCGGTTGCCTCGTCGTACTCGTAACGGGTGGTGCGGCCGAGGGCGTCGGTGACGGCTGTCAGCCGGTGTTCTGCGTCCCATTCCTGGTGTGTGGTGTTGCCGAGGGGGTCCGTCTGGCAAATGAGGCGGAGGGCTTCGTTGTGTGCGTAGTGGGTGGTGTGGCCGAGGGAGTCGGTGATGGTGGTGGTGCGGGTGGGGTCGTCGTAGGCGAGGGTGCCGGAGAGGTAGCCGGCGGAGCCGTCGGTGCGGATGACGCGGCCGTGTTCGTCGTAGGTGTACGCGTAGACGGTGTTGTTGCGGTCGGTCCAGGAGGTGATGCGGCCCTCGGTGTCGTATGTGAAGTGGAAGGGCTGGCCGGTGGAGTTGGTGATCTCGGTGAGGTGTCCGGTGGTGTCGTAGCCGTATGAGAGGAGGGTGGTTCCCCGGCTGTCGGGGTCTTCCGGGTCGAGGAGGCGGAGGCCGGTGATGCGGGGGAGGTGGCGGTGGGTGTCGAGGGCGATGCGGTAGCCGCCGGAGTGGGTGATCTCGACGGGGGTGGCGTCGGGGGCGTAATGGACGGTGATGCGTTGGCCGTTGCGGTCCTGGATGTGCTGGAGGGGGAGGTCGACGGCCTGGCCGTCGTCCGCAGGCAGTGGGGAGTGGAAGATGTACGCCTGCCCCGTGTCCGGGTCGGTGATACGCAAGGCCCCATCCACCTCGGTGTCCCAGGTCAGGGGCAGGCTCGGGCCCTGCTCCGGGTACGCGGGGGCGCCGGTGTCGGGGACCGGGTGGGGGTAGACGAGGCGGGCGCCGTCGGGGGCCGCGTAGGTGAGGGTGGTCTCGTCGGCCTGGAGGCGCTGGTCGAGGGTGGAGGCCCAGGAGGGCCCGAACCAGCCGCCGTGCCGGTACGACGAAAGATGCGTGCGCTCCAGGACCAGCGGGAGCGTGCCCGGGAGTTCGACGTCCGTCTGGGCCAGGAGCATGTCGCCGGTGGCGACGTCGATGGGGTCGCGGGCGCACTTCTTGAACATGTTGCGGATGGAGGCGGGGAGTTTCTCCCACTCGCCGGGGCGGAGGTTGAGGCGGGAGAGGCCGGTGCCGTCGAGCTTCAACGTCTTTGCGAGGGCGGCGAGTTCGCTGGGCTTGAGTTTCTTGAGGCCCTTGCCGAGAACTTTGCCGAGGACGCCGGCCCCGATGCCCAACGCGGCGCTGGAGGCGAGGAGTTCGGCGAGTTTCGCGGGATCCTTGAACGCGGCGGGGTTCTGCAGGGCGGCGTCGAAGGCCGCGAATTTCATGCCTTCGCCGGCCATCTTGCCGACCTTCGCGATGGTCTTGATCTCCTTGAGGGCCTTCAGGGCGCGTTCGGCGCTGCGTATCGCCTCCAGGACGGCGCGGATCACCGAGCCCATGCGGGAGCCGGACTGTTCGATACGGGCGATCAGCGTGATGATCTTCGCGGCGCGAGCTCCGGCTGCGAGGCTGGAGGCGATCGCGGTGAGGCCGCCGGTGAGGACGGACAGGGCGAGTCCGGCGATCTCCATCTCGACGATCTCAGCGAGGATCACGCCGATCTCGGTGATGAGTTCGTGGGCCTCGTCGGCGAACTTGTCCAGCGCGGTGGCGCCTGTGCGGAGGGATCCGGCGAGCTTGGTGGCCTGGGTGCGGGTGGTCCTGGCGCGTTTGTGGAGTTCCTTGGCGGCCTTGCCCTCCCAGACGACGTCCTTGAGGGCGAGGTCGGCGTCGTGGGCGGCGGCGTCCAGGGCGCCGGCCAGGGCGCGCCACTTCTTGGCTATCTCGCGGATGCCGTCGGGGTCGACGGCGGGGTCGGTGATGCCGAGGAATTCGAGACCGCTGGCGAGGGTGTCGCCGAAGGCGTGGTTGGCCTTGTCGATCCAGTGCAGGGGGTTGAGGTCGACCACGGCCGGGCCCTCAGCCCTTCTTCTTGGGGGCTGCGGCGGCGAGCAGGGCGTCGAGGAGGTCGAAGGCGTCGCTGACGTCGCCCAGGAATTTCGCCTCGCCCTTCCACTCCTCGTCGAGGCCCTTGGTGAGCTTGGCGAGGGTTTCCATGCCGTCGTGTATGTCGCCGGTGATGCTCATCAGGGAGCCGGGCGCGCCGAAGGCGGAGAGGTCCTTCGAGGCGGCGGTGAACTCGACGATCGGTTTCGCGGTGTGGTGCGAGACCTTGGCGAGCTTGGCGGCCGCCTTGTGCAGCGAGACGGGCTCTTTCTTCAGGTCGGACATGGATCCCCCGTCGTGATGGTGCTGCTTCAGCGGTTGGTGGACTGGTTTTCTTGGACGTTGATGTCCTGAGTGCCGTCGAAAGGCCGTTGGGGAGGTTGCCGCCGGTGCCGCCGGAGCCCTTCCAGGTGATCTCCCACGTGATGGAAGCCTTCAGCTCGTACGGCTGCCCGCTGGAGGCCCGCAGTTAGCTGATACCGCACGGAGGGGTCTTCTCGGCATCGCCCTTGGTGTGAGGGGCACCGATGCTTCCGTCCGTATTGACGGGGCATCCGCCATCGGTCGGGGA comes from the Streptomyces sp. NBC_01471 genome and includes:
- a CDS encoding DUF6531 domain-containing protein; the encoded protein is MVDLNPLHWIDKANHAFGDTLASGLEFLGITDPAVDPDGIREIAKKWRALAGALDAAAHDADLALKDVVWEGKAAKELHKRARTTRTQATKLAGSLRTGATALDKFADEAHELITEIGVILAEIVEMEIAGLALSVLTGGLTAIASSLAAGARAAKIITLIARIEQSGSRMGSVIRAVLEAIRSAERALKALKEIKTIAKVGKMAGEGMKFAAFDAALQNPAAFKDPAKLAELLASSAALGIGAGVLGKVLGKGLKKLKPSELAALAKTLKLDGTGLSRLNLRPGEWEKLPASIRNMFKKCARDPIDVATGDMLLAQTDVELPGTLPLVLERTHLSSYRHGGWFGPSWASTLDQRLQADETTLTYAAPDGARLVYPHPVPDTGAPAYPEQGPSLPLTWDTEVDGALRITDPDTGQAYIFHSPLPADDGQAVDLPLQHIQDRNGQRITVHYAPDATPVEITHSGGYRIALDTHRHLPRITGLRLLDPEDPDSRGTTLLSYGYDTTGHLTEITNSTGQPFHFTYDTEGRITSWTDRNNTVYAYTYDEHGRVIRTDGSAGYLSGTLAYDDPTRTTTITDSLGHTTHYAHNEALRLICQTDPLGNTTHQEWDAEHRLTAVTDALGRTTRYEYDEATDAVARVVRPDGRETTAAYNDLGLPARITGPDNLTVHLKYDDRGNRTAVTDPTGATTRFTYNAAGHLTTATGPLGHATHVRNNRAGLPTQITDPLNAVTRYTRDAFGRPTTLTNPLGATTHLDWTLEGHLARRTDPDGTTNTWAYDGEGNCTHHTDPLGAVSHFEYTHFDLMSTRTGPDGVRHEFQHDPELRLTQVRNPQGLAWNYTYDPAGRLTSETDFDDRTLTYTHDAAAQLTTRTDALQQTVRYTRDALGRTLTKDSAGAVTTYTYDRFDQLAEAAGPDATVTFQRDNHGRLVSETVNGRTLTFGHDALGRRTSRRTPSGAASTWTYDATGRRDTLTTSGRTLTFEHDAAGHELTRRIGESVTLTSAYDPLGRLTDQRISSTDRSIQQRAYTYRPDGYLTGIDDQLSGPSTFTLDPVGRVTHVNAPNWSESYSYDAAGNQTTASWPTTHPGREATGARDYTGTTLTRAGTVRYEHDALGRTTLRQKPRPSRKPDTWHYTWDAEDQLTHVTTPDGTHWRYHYDPLGRRTSKQHLAADGAPVVERTEFTWDGTTLCEQTTVADELPHSITLTWDHQGLHPIAQTERIGVDQAAQVEIDSRFFAIITDLVGTPTELVDEAGTVAWRARTTLWGTTSWTSSSTTYTPLRFPGQYFDPETGLHHNHHRYYDPESARYLSPDPLGLAPAANPSAYVHNPKTWTDPLGLAPECEEAILGYRKQTDFPQSRRIHIGENGKVTITGKGFLYVNLSGDLGHTVRFRGEAGQIVEFQISREFRDNIRRTAIPQEQPPGLGFTKEEWKQMKKICPEISDPTMGEDLYGIPGGMLKEFREELAKYPGRVVQDG